ATGGAATGTCAGTTCAGCGATATTTAACGCCGATGCCCACATAGACTGTGGTTTGTAGGTGTTGAAAATCTGCTGATCCATTCGGGTCCTATTCGGAGACAAAGCCAACGCGAGGCTTGCCGTTCCAATGTGGCTTTACCATAAGAAGCGTCGACGACGCGATCAATATTAGGCGATTGCATTTATTAGGAGATTAACATGGATTTGGTTAAACTTACGACGGTGATGCGCCGCCTTGCTCTCGAAGCCGGTGACAAGATCATGGAGATCTACAACAGCCCCGATTTCGAAGTAAAAACGAAGAGCGACGAAAGCCCCGTGACCGAGGCCGACGAAGCGGCCGACGCCCTGATCTCCGCCGGTCTGCGCGCTGAGTTTCCGGATGTTGCGCTGGTGACTGAGGAGCAGGCCGACAGCCACGACCAGAACGTCAGCACCTTCCTCATCGTCGATCCGCTCGACGGCACCAAGGAATTCGTAAAGCGTCGCGGCGATTTCACCGTGAACATCGCTTATGTCATGGACGGCTCGCCGGTGCGCGGCGTTGTCTATGCACCCGCGAAAGAGCGCTTGTTCTACACCGACGCCGGTGGCAACGCGGTCGAGGAAATGGGTCCGTTCGATAAAGAAACCGTGGGCGAGACCAAGCCGATCCGCGTCAGCACGCCTGACAACAACGCTCTGCTGGTCGTTGCGTCGAAATCGCACCGCGATCAGGCGACTGATGACTATATCAACAAATACAATGTTGCCGACTCCAAGAGCGCCGGTTCGTCGCTGAAATTCTGCCTCGTTGCCACAGGCGAAGCCGACATCTATCCGCGCGTTGGCCGCACGATGGAGTGGGACACCGCAGCCGGTCATGCCGTTCTGGTCGGTGCAGGCGGCGACGTCGTGCGTTTCGACAACCACCAGCCGCTGCGCTACGGCAAGGAAACCTTCGCAAATCCGTTCTTCATCGCCTACGCTCCCGGCGTTGATCTGAAGGAGGCTTGATTGCCCACACTTATCGTCATTCCCGCCCGCTACGCATCGACCCGTTATCCGGGTAAGCCGCTTGTCGAACTGACCGGCGCCTCGGGCGAGGCCAAGAGCCTGATCCGGCGTAGTTGGGATGCTGCGATGCAGGTTAAGGGTGTGGATCGCGTCGTTGTCGCGACTGACGACGACCGTATCCGCGAAGCTGCGGAAGCGTTCGGCGCGGAGGTCGTGATGACCTCCGAGGCCTGCCAGAACGGCACCGAGCGCTGCGCCGAAGCCTTTGATACGCTGGGTGGCGGGTTTGACGTGGTGGTGAACCTGCAAGGCGACGCGCCACTGACGCCGCCGTGGTTCGTTGAGGAACTGATCGAGGGGCTGAAGAAGTCTCCGGTCGCTGAAGTGGCTACGCCGGTTCTGAGGACCGAGGGTGAAGCTCTGAACGGTTTCCTCGACGACCGCAAAGCAGGCCGCGTCGGTGGCACGACTGCTGTTTTCGGTATCGATAACAACGCGTTGTACTTTTCGAAGGAAGTTATTCCGTACACCGGAAAGACCTACGGCGACGAAGACGAAACGCCTGTGTTCCACCACGTCGGCGTCTATGCCTACCGTCCTTCGGCGCTGGCGGCCTATTCGCGCTGGAATGCCGGTCCGCTGGAAAAGCTCGAAGGTCTGGAGCAGTTGCGCTTCCTCGAGCGCGGTGTGCATGTCCTCTGCGTCGAGGTCGAAGGTCGTGGCCGCAAGTTCTGGGAACTGAACAACCCCGAAGACGTGCCACGCATCGAAGCCATGCTCAAAGGTATGGGGGTCGCGTGACGACCCCGCGGGTCAGCGTCATTGTTGTCAGCCGCAATCGGCCCACCGCTCTGCGGCGGTGCATCAATGGCCTGTCCCAACTTTTCTACACCAATTTCGAGATCGTTGTTGTCGCGGACATGGACGGTTTCGAGGAACTCGTCGGGCGCGGCTATCAAGGTCGTATCAAGCTCGTCCGGTTCGATATCCCCAATATCTCGATGGCGCGAAACGTCGGTTTGCAGAACGCGGCGGGGGATATTGTGGCGTTCATTGACGACGACGCAGTACCAGAGCCGCGCTGGCTCGATCATCTTATCGCACCGATTGCATCTGGTGATGCTGTGGCGGCAGGCGGCTATGTCCTTGGTCGCAATGGCATTTCGCTACAATGGCCCGCGCGGAGTGTGAATTGCGAAGGACGCACGCAGCTCCTCACCATCGAGGGCGATGAAACGGTCGTTGTGCGCGGCGAAAAGAGCGAGGCGATCAAGACCGAAGGCACGAACATGGCCTTTGATCGCGAGTTTGTTTGTAAACTCGGCGGCTTCGATCCGGCGTATCAATTCTATATGGACGAGACGGACCTGAACCTGCGGATCGCTGCCGCTGGTGGTGACACCGCGATCGTCCCCAAGGCTGTTGTCCATCACGGCTACCACTCAAGCGAACGTCGCCGCGCGGATCGTGCGCCGATGAGCCTGTTCCATACGGGGCGAAGCATCGCCGTGTTCCTGCGTAAGCACGCACCCGAGGACATTCGTGGGCGGCTTCATCGTTTTCACCGGAAAGAGCAGGAAAACGGCGCGATCAAACATCTGATCGAGGGGCGGATCGAACCGCGCGATGTGAGGCGGCTCATGAAAACCTATGACGTCGGCGCTGATGAAGGCCACTTGGCGCGGCCGCAGGACTTGCAGCCTATCGGCGCGTCCGAACAGCCTTATCTGACGTTTGAGGCGGAGACCAAGCCGATGGGCCACATTTCGATGAACGCGCGTTGGTATAACTATAGTCAAATCCACCAGAAGGCGGTTGAGGCACGTGATGACGGACACCGCATCACGATCTTGAGGTATTCACTCACCGCTCTACGTCACCGCGTAAAGTTCACTGATGAAGGAATCTGGTTGCAACAGGGCGGGCTTTTCGGGAAATCGGAGAGGAGCGACCCTGCCTTCAGAATCTGGACCAAGCGCGCTCGGAACGTGCGCGAACTGCAACGAATTGAAGCACTACGTACCTAAAACGGTCTAAATCACGACCTTGGTGTTACGTTTGACGCGGAAATGTAACAAACTGCGGGTAGCCCTCACTTTGGTTAAGAGGGCCCGCGTGATATAAGAATTATTGCCCCACAGGGCGTTTGTATATTTGGAGAGTAGAATGCAGAAAAAGGTAACAAAGGCGATTTTCCCTGTTGCCGGTCTGGGTACCCGTTTCCTTCCTGCGACCAAGTCGGTCCCCAAGGAAATCATGACCCTCGTTGATCGCCCGCTTATCCAGTACGCCATTGATGAAGCCCGCGCCGCAGGTATCACCGACTTCATCTTCGTTACCTCCAAAGGCAAATCGGCGCTCGAAGATTACTTTGACTGCGCTCCGGAGCTGGAAACATCGCTCCGTGAAGCCGGCAAGGACAAGCTGCTCGAAGTGCTGCAATCGACCTACATGGAAAGCGGTGCGATCGCTTACATCCGCCAGCACCGCGCGCAGGGCCTCGGCCACGCTGTCTGGTGTGCCCGCCGTCTGATTGGCGACGAGCCTTTCGCCGTGATTCTGCCTGACGACGTCATTGCCGCTGAAAAGCCGTGCCTGCAGCAGATGGTCGAAGCCTACGCTGAAACCGGCGGTAACATGGTTGCTGCGATGGAAGTGGCTCCGGAAAAGGCATCGGCTTACGGTGTGCTTGACGTGAAAGACGACATGGGCAGCGTGGTTTCGACCCGCGGCATGGTCGAAAAACCCAAGATGGAAGACGCACCGTCGAACCTCGCAGTAATCGGTCGTTACATCCTCGGCCCGCAGGTTATGGAGAACCTCGGCAAGATTGACCGCGGCGCTGGCGGCGAGCTTCAGCTCACCGACGCGATTGCCCGCGAACTGACCGAAGGCCGTGAAGTTTACGGCTACCGTTTCCGCGGCGAGCGCTATGATTGTGGCTCGAAAGCTGGCTTCCTTCAGGCGACCGTTGCATTCGGTCTGGCACGTGAAGAGCTTCGTGACGAATTCCAGGACTTCCTGGATGAGATGTTGGCGGTACGTAAGGCGGCCCAATAAGGTCGCCTCCCGCGAGGGAAGGGAATTCTATGAGCAATGTGCTTGTGACCGGCGGTGCCGGTTATATCGGCTCGCACGCGTGTAAAGCGCTGCGGGCCGCAGGCTTTACGCCAGTGACTTTTGACAACCTGATTACGGGTTGGCAGGACGCCGTGAAATTCGGCCCGTTCGAGCAAGGCGATCTGCTGGATCGTCCGCGTCTCGACGAAGTTTTCGCGAAATATAAGCCCGTAGCCGTGATGCACTTCGCCGCGCTCAGCCAGGTTGGCGAGTCGATGAAGGATCCGGGTGCGTACTGGCGCAACAATGTGGTCGGGTCGCTGAACCTGATCGAAGCAGCTGTTGCGGCAAATTGTATGCAGTTCGTTTTCTCGTCCACCTGCGCCACCTATGGCGAGCAGGACGGCGTGACGCTTGACGAAAACTGCGTACAGGAACCGATTAACGCCTATGGCGCATCGAAGCGTGCGATCGAAGATATCCTCGAGAATTTCGAACAGAGCCATGGCCTGCGTTCTGTCATTTTCCGCTATTTCAACGTGGCTGGCGGCGATCCCGATGGTGAAGTTGGCGAATTCCACCGTCCTGAAACGCACCTTATTCCGCTGATGCTCGACGCAATTGACGGCAAGCGTGCGGCGCTAACCGTATTCGGCACCGACTACGATACGCCCGATGGCACCTGCATCCGCGACTACGTCCATGTGTGCGATCTGGTCGACGCGCACGTGCTCGGTGTGAAGTGGCTTGAGGATGGCAAAAAGAGTCGCGTGTTCAACCTTGGCACTGGTAGTGGCTTTTCGGTTCGTGAAGTTATTGCCTATTCGGCAGAGGTCACGAACAAGGAAGTCCCCATTGTTGAGGGGGATCGACGTCCCGGTGATGCAACAAAACTCGTTTCTGGCAGCACACGCGCCATTGAGGAGTTGGGCTGGACGCCGCAGCGGTCTACACTGAAAACAATGATCACCGATGCGTGGCGTTGGCACCAGAGTGGACACTACGACAAATGAAGACACTCCAAGGGTTCTCGACCTGAGTAGATTGGCCTCGCGGGCCGGGAAAACCCTGACTGGAATTGACCGTGTGGAACTGGCGTATCTACGCCGGTTCCTTGCTGATTCTGCACCCTGCTTTTTCCTCTGCCGGACTTCGCACGGTTTCGTGCTGATGGACCGCGCTGGCGGGAAGGCTTTCGAGAAGGCTGTGACAACTGGCGCATGGGGGCGGGCGGACCTGCAATCCTACCTCGCGCGGCGCAAACGGCATGAGGTCCGCGCGGCGCACAGTCTTGTACGGCGCCACCGGATCGGTCGAGGGCGGCACGGTCGCTTGGTGCTGCTGCTAACGACCTATCTGCCCGCAAATTCGGAGCTTTACCTCATCGGTCACCAGAACCTTGATGAGGCGACGCTTCAGGCACTCGACGTCGGATTTGGCGGCAATATCAACGTCATGATCCACGACACCATTCCGCTCGATTATCCGGAAACACAGCGGCAGCGGGTTGTGGAACGGTTCGAGGATGCCATCAAAGCGGTGTCGAAACATGCGGCGCGCGTCATCTGCATCTCTGATTTCGCGGCAGAGCGTGTGAAACAGCACCTTGAAAAAGCGGGCAATGTACCAAAGATCATTGTGTCTCACCTCGGCGTCGACAGGCCCGATCCGAAGTTCGCCGAAGTCCCGAAACATATCGATCTCAGCGACGACTACTTTGTCATCGCGGGCACTATCGAGCCGCGCAAAAACCACATGCTGCTTCTTGAAGTCTGGCAGTCGCTCGATCCCGAAAACCGTCCGCGTCTGTTTGTTTGTGGATCGCGCGGGTGGCTGAACAAGACCGTTTTCGACCGGCTCGACCGCGGGATAAAAGGGGTGGAGGAATATCCCGACCTGAGCGACGGAGCTTTGGCGGCGATCATTCACGGCAGCCGCGCACTGCTCTGTCCGTCGCTCGTCGAAGGCTTCGGACTGACACCGGTTGAGGCAGCCTCCATGGGCGTTCCGGTCATTTGCTCAAATATTCCCGTATTCCGCGAAATACTTGGAGATTATGCCGATTATCGCGATCCTCGGGATAACTTTTCTTGGCGAACTGCCGTTAACGAAATAATGGGAGTATCAAGAGAAGAACATGTGACAGCCTTCGTGCCATCGACGTGGGAACAACACTTCTCTAAGGTATTTGGCACAAAGTCTGCACACGCTAAGCCTGAGCAGTAAGCGGAGAGACGGATTTGGGTTTCTGGAGTTCATATCGGCTTCGGCTGGAGCGGCGTCACCGCTTGGTGCGCGCGATCCGCAAGCGGCGTGAACTCGAACAGGTTGCCGACCGCACGAGCCAGATCAGACCGAGCGATCTTCTCGTCTTCTCGACTATGCGGAACGAGGACCCGCGTCTACCGCACTTCCTTGACTACTATCGCGCGATGGGCGTGAACCATTTCCTGATCGTGGATAACGACAGTGATGATGGCGGCCGCGAATTCCTTGCCGAACAGCCCGACGTTTCCATCTGGCGCACGTCCGCCAGCTACAAGCGGTCGAAGTTCGGGATGGACTGGATTAACTGGCTTTTGCTGCGTCACGGCCATGGGCACTGGTGCCTCGTCGTCGATCCTGACGAGCTGTTCGTCTATCCGTTCTGCGATTCCCGCCCCATCCGCGCGCTGACCGACTGGCTGGACGCATCGTCGATCCGTTCGTTCTCTGCCATGCTGCTCGACATGTACCCCAAGGGGCCGATTTCGAGCATTCCCTATCGCCGTGGTGACAACCCGCTCGATATTGCGCAGTGGTTCGACAGCGGGAACTACACCATCAGCCGCAATAGCAAATACGGGAACCTGTGGATCCAAGGCGGCCCGCGTGCGCGCGAATTTTTCCAGGATATGCCGGAGCGTTCGCCCGCGCTGAACAAGGTGCCACTGGTCAAGTGGGACCGCCGCTACGCCTATGTTTCCAGCACGCACATGCTTCTGCCGCGCGGTCTGAACCAGGTTTACGACGAATGGGGCGGCGAGAAAGCCAGCGGCATTCTTCTGCACACGAAATTCCTCGATACGCTAACCGTCAAAGCGGCGGAGGAAATGTCGCGCGGTCAGCACTACGCCGGCAGCCACGAATATCGCGCCTATTTCGAAGGTCTGAGAGATAACACCGATCTCTGGTGCAAGTGGTCGGAGAAATACATCAACTGGCGCCAGCTCGAAATTCTGGGGCTCATGTCCAAAGGAAACTGGGCATGACACAGACGCAGGTTGGTATCGTCATGCTCATCCACTCGGCCTTCAATAGGGCCGAGCAAGTGATCCGTCATTGGTCCGCTGCGGGATCGCCCGTTGTTGTCCATGTCGACAAGGCGGTGAACGATGAGAAATTCAAAAGCTTCGTTGGGAAGCTTCGCGACCTTGAGACAGTGCGTTTTTCCGAACGCCATCGCTGCGGTTGGGGCACATGGGGGCTTGTGGCCGCAACGCAGAGCGGCTCCGAGGTCATGCTCAAAGAGTTTCCGGATGTCACGCACGTTTATCTGGCGTCCGGATCGTGTCTGCCGCTGCGCCCCGTGGCCGAGCTGACCGAATACCTCAGCCAGCACCCGCGCACCGATTTCATTGAAAGCGCGACAACTGCGGACGTTCCGTGGACGGTAGGTGGGCTCGATCAGGAACGGTTCACGCTGCGCTTTCCGTTCTCATGGAAGAAACAGCGCCGCCTGTTCGACTGGTATGTCGATTTCCAGCGCCGCATCAAATTCCGCCGGAAGATTCCCGAGGGCCTCGTGCCGCACATGGGGTCGCAGTGGTGGTGTCTGACGCGTCAGACGCTTTCGGCGATCCTCGAAGACCCTGAGCGTGACACCTACGATCGCTACTTCAAGAAGGTCTGGATTCCGGACGAAAGCTACTTCCAGACGCTCGCGCGCCTCTACTCTCCCAAGATTGAGAGCCGTTCGCTGACCCTGTCGAAGTTCGATTTCCAAGGGAAGCCGCACATTTTCTATGACGACCACCTCCAGCTCTTGCGGCGGTCGGACTGCTTTGTTGC
Above is a window of Marivivens aquimaris DNA encoding:
- a CDS encoding glycosyltransferase family 2 protein, producing MTTPRVSVIVVSRNRPTALRRCINGLSQLFYTNFEIVVVADMDGFEELVGRGYQGRIKLVRFDIPNISMARNVGLQNAAGDIVAFIDDDAVPEPRWLDHLIAPIASGDAVAAGGYVLGRNGISLQWPARSVNCEGRTQLLTIEGDETVVVRGEKSEAIKTEGTNMAFDREFVCKLGGFDPAYQFYMDETDLNLRIAAAGGDTAIVPKAVVHHGYHSSERRRADRAPMSLFHTGRSIAVFLRKHAPEDIRGRLHRFHRKEQENGAIKHLIEGRIEPRDVRRLMKTYDVGADEGHLARPQDLQPIGASEQPYLTFEAETKPMGHISMNARWYNYSQIHQKAVEARDDGHRITILRYSLTALRHRVKFTDEGIWLQQGGLFGKSERSDPAFRIWTKRARNVRELQRIEALRT
- a CDS encoding glycosyltransferase family 4 protein, translating into MRGVGTRVDTTTNEDTPRVLDLSRLASRAGKTLTGIDRVELAYLRRFLADSAPCFFLCRTSHGFVLMDRAGGKAFEKAVTTGAWGRADLQSYLARRKRHEVRAAHSLVRRHRIGRGRHGRLVLLLTTYLPANSELYLIGHQNLDEATLQALDVGFGGNINVMIHDTIPLDYPETQRQRVVERFEDAIKAVSKHAARVICISDFAAERVKQHLEKAGNVPKIIVSHLGVDRPDPKFAEVPKHIDLSDDYFVIAGTIEPRKNHMLLLEVWQSLDPENRPRLFVCGSRGWLNKTVFDRLDRGIKGVEEYPDLSDGALAAIIHGSRALLCPSLVEGFGLTPVEAASMGVPVICSNIPVFREILGDYADYRDPRDNFSWRTAVNEIMGVSREEHVTAFVPSTWEQHFSKVFGTKSAHAKPEQ
- the galE gene encoding UDP-glucose 4-epimerase GalE; amino-acid sequence: MSNVLVTGGAGYIGSHACKALRAAGFTPVTFDNLITGWQDAVKFGPFEQGDLLDRPRLDEVFAKYKPVAVMHFAALSQVGESMKDPGAYWRNNVVGSLNLIEAAVAANCMQFVFSSTCATYGEQDGVTLDENCVQEPINAYGASKRAIEDILENFEQSHGLRSVIFRYFNVAGGDPDGEVGEFHRPETHLIPLMLDAIDGKRAALTVFGTDYDTPDGTCIRDYVHVCDLVDAHVLGVKWLEDGKKSRVFNLGTGSGFSVREVIAYSAEVTNKEVPIVEGDRRPGDATKLVSGSTRAIEELGWTPQRSTLKTMITDAWRWHQSGHYDK
- a CDS encoding glycosyltransferase family 2 protein, with translation MGFWSSYRLRLERRHRLVRAIRKRRELEQVADRTSQIRPSDLLVFSTMRNEDPRLPHFLDYYRAMGVNHFLIVDNDSDDGGREFLAEQPDVSIWRTSASYKRSKFGMDWINWLLLRHGHGHWCLVVDPDELFVYPFCDSRPIRALTDWLDASSIRSFSAMLLDMYPKGPISSIPYRRGDNPLDIAQWFDSGNYTISRNSKYGNLWIQGGPRAREFFQDMPERSPALNKVPLVKWDRRYAYVSSTHMLLPRGLNQVYDEWGGEKASGILLHTKFLDTLTVKAAEEMSRGQHYAGSHEYRAYFEGLRDNTDLWCKWSEKYINWRQLEILGLMSKGNWA
- a CDS encoding 3-deoxy-manno-octulosonate cytidylyltransferase, with amino-acid sequence MPTLIVIPARYASTRYPGKPLVELTGASGEAKSLIRRSWDAAMQVKGVDRVVVATDDDRIREAAEAFGAEVVMTSEACQNGTERCAEAFDTLGGGFDVVVNLQGDAPLTPPWFVEELIEGLKKSPVAEVATPVLRTEGEALNGFLDDRKAGRVGGTTAVFGIDNNALYFSKEVIPYTGKTYGDEDETPVFHHVGVYAYRPSALAAYSRWNAGPLEKLEGLEQLRFLERGVHVLCVEVEGRGRKFWELNNPEDVPRIEAMLKGMGVA
- the cysQ gene encoding 3'(2'),5'-bisphosphate nucleotidase CysQ; translated protein: MDLVKLTTVMRRLALEAGDKIMEIYNSPDFEVKTKSDESPVTEADEAADALISAGLRAEFPDVALVTEEQADSHDQNVSTFLIVDPLDGTKEFVKRRGDFTVNIAYVMDGSPVRGVVYAPAKERLFYTDAGGNAVEEMGPFDKETVGETKPIRVSTPDNNALLVVASKSHRDQATDDYINKYNVADSKSAGSSLKFCLVATGEADIYPRVGRTMEWDTAAGHAVLVGAGGDVVRFDNHQPLRYGKETFANPFFIAYAPGVDLKEA
- the galU gene encoding UTP--glucose-1-phosphate uridylyltransferase GalU; this translates as MQKKVTKAIFPVAGLGTRFLPATKSVPKEIMTLVDRPLIQYAIDEARAAGITDFIFVTSKGKSALEDYFDCAPELETSLREAGKDKLLEVLQSTYMESGAIAYIRQHRAQGLGHAVWCARRLIGDEPFAVILPDDVIAAEKPCLQQMVEAYAETGGNMVAAMEVAPEKASAYGVLDVKDDMGSVVSTRGMVEKPKMEDAPSNLAVIGRYILGPQVMENLGKIDRGAGGELQLTDAIARELTEGREVYGYRFRGERYDCGSKAGFLQATVAFGLAREELRDEFQDFLDEMLAVRKAAQ